Proteins encoded together in one Camelina sativa cultivar DH55 chromosome 9, Cs, whole genome shotgun sequence window:
- the LOC104714360 gene encoding probable DNA replication complex GINS protein PSF1 isoform X2 translates to MYGRKGYQLLKDFASGEKGQLKPFNSKLFDETIEECDQNHHLLQSLIRKMQQEDLDVPNNRNADHYGALIHHLSLMRNKRCLMAYVYNRAEIVRDLAWRVGLELLDLPSEIQEKLTSLEKEYFKNHSVALKSYMGKVGIELNVDMVPPKDPYIKVRILDDIDEGIVLSDKTTNFARHSMHFLKRTDAEPYIARGQMEELTD, encoded by the exons ATGTACGGGAGAAAAGGGTATCAACTGTTGAAAGATTTTGCCTCCGGAGAAAAAGGCCAGCTCAAACCTTTTAAC AGCAAGCTTTTTGACGAGACTATTGAAGAATGTGACCAGAATCACCATCTTCTCCAGTCCTTGATTAG GAAAATGCAGCAAGAAGATTTGGATGTTCCGAACAATAGAAACGCTGACCACTATGGAGCTCTTATTCATCACCTTTCCTTGATGCGGAACAAGCGCTGCCTCATGGCTTACGT GTACAACCGAGCTGAAATAGTGCGTGATTTGGCATGGAGAGTAGGCCTTGAACTTCTCGACCTTCCCTCTGAAATCCAAGAGAAGCTCACTTCATTGGAGAAGGAGTACTTTAAGAACCATTCCGTTGCTCTGAAATCATACATGGGAAAAGTAGGAATCGAGTTGAATGTC GATATGGTGCCTCCAAAAGATCCTTACATTAAGGTCAGGATTCTGGATGATATTGATGAGGGAATCGTGCTGAGtgacaaaacaacaaattttgcCCGTCATTCTATGCATTTCCTCAAACGAACTGATGCTGAACCGTACATTGCTCGG GGCCAAATGGAGGAGCTGacagattga
- the LOC104715997 gene encoding uncharacterized protein LOC104715997 → MKDKLDELKNYDGVKNCSSELIASELVPSYVVKTFLFPGAFAKSLFAAGSSNYHNLFTSYGFDHIYPFSFSTDIHHLEVFAGSCLCLLGALLNLFKPTRISFLGTLLIYWGLVRDILLLDSAHDWITAQRNSVRVYPTLFLASLSAFLSMRSDLRKIIRCCRSMPSLSTKGD, encoded by the exons ATGAAAGACAAGCTCGATGAACTGAAGAATTATGACGGAGT CAAAAATTGTTCCTCTGAGTTGATTGCAAGTGAATTGGTTCCTTCATATGTTGTCAAGACCTTCCTTTTCCCTGGTGCCTTTGCCAAGTCTCTATTTGCTGCTGGCTCCTCCAACTATCACAACTTGTTCACCTCGTACGGTTTCGACCACATTTATCCATTCTCCTTTTCAACTGATATTCATCATCTCGAG GTCTTTGCTGGGAGTTGTTTATGTCTGCTTGGTGCTTTACTGAACCTCTTCAAACCCACAAGGATTAGCTTCCTCGGAACGCTTTTGATATACTGGGGTCTTGTCAGAGACATTCTTCTCTTGGACTCTGCTCATGATTGGATTACCGCACAGAGAAACTCTGTTCGTGTCTACCCGACGCTCTTTCTTGCATCCCTTTCTGCGTTTCTCTCCATGCGAAGCGACCTCAGGAAGATCATCCGATGTTGCAGATCTATGCCCTCCTTATCCACCAAAGGAGACTAG
- the LOC104714356 gene encoding uncharacterized protein LOC104714356: MYQEAALLVALLFLSSNIVLSVPIRDGLLPNGNFELGPRPSQLKGSLVKERTAVPDWDITGFVEYIKSGQKQDDMVLVVPQGSSAVRLGNEASISQKISVIPGRLYSITFSAARTCAQDERLNISVTHESGVIPIQTMYGSDGWDSYSWAFKAGGPKIEIRFHNPGVEEHPACGPLIDAVAIKALFPPRFSGNNLIKNGNFEEGPYVFPKAKWGVLIPPFIEDDNSPLPGWIIESLKAVKYVDKAHFAVPEGHRAIELVGGKESAISQIVRTSVNKFYALTFNVGDARDGCEGPMIVEALAGRGKTMVDYASKGKGGFKRGRLVFKAASARTRVTFLSTFYHMKSDHSGSLCGPVIDGVRLVAVGKLRG, from the exons ATGTACCAAGAAGCCGCACTCCTCGTAgctctcctcttcctctcttcgAACATCGTGTTATCAGTCCCAATCCGTGATG GTTTATTACCAAACGGTAATTTCGAGCTGGGTCCTAGACCCTCCCAATTGAAAGGATCCTTGGTTAAGGAACGAACCGCCGTACCAGACTGGGACATAACCGGTTTTGTGGAGTACATCAAATCCGGTCAGAAACAAGACGACATGGTCTTGGTCGTACCGCAAGGTTCATCCGCCGTTCGCTTAGGCAACGAAGCCTCAATCTCCCAGAAAATCTCCGTTATACCCGGCCGTCTGTACTCAATTACATTCAGCGCCGCTAGAACCTGCGCTCAGGACGAGCGGCTTAACATCTCTGTCACCCATGAGTCAGGTGTGATCCCTATTCAGACGATGTATGGCAGCGATGGTTGGGACTCATACTCTTGGGCTTTTAAAGCTGGTGGACCCAAAATCGAGATCCGGTTCCATAACCCGGGTGTTGAGGAGCACCCGGCTTGTGGACCGTTGATCGACGCCGTTGCTATCAAGGCTTTGTTTCCTCCCAGATTCTCCGGCA ACAATCTGATAAAGAATGGGAACTTCGAAGAAGGACCTTACGTGTTTCCCAAGGCAAAATGGGGAGTGCTGATCCCACCGTTCATCGAGGACGATAACAGCCCATTGCCCGGTTGGATCATCGAGTCTCTCAAGGCCGTAAAGTACGTAGACAAAGCTCATTTCGCTGTCCCCGAAGGACACCGAGCCATCGAGCTTGTTGGAGGCAAAGAGAGCGCCATTTCTCAGATCGTGAGAACGTCGGTGAACAAATTCTACGCCCTCACGTTCAACGTTGGAGACGCCAGAGACGGTTGCGAGGGACCAATGATTGTGGAGGCGTTAGCTGGACGGGGAAAGACCATGGTGGATTACGCGTCTAAAGGGAAAGGTGGGTTCAAACGGGGAAGGCTTGTGTTCAAGGCTGCGTCGGCGAGGACACGTGTCACTTTCTTGAGCACGTTCTACCATATGAAGAGCGATCACTCTGGCTCGCTATGTGGTCCGGTGATCGATGGCGTTAGGCTGGTGGCGGTTGGGAAACTTAGAGGGTGA
- the LOC104714357 gene encoding cytochrome c oxidase subunit 5b-2, mitochondrial, which produces MWRRILSSHLKSIAAVGSCAAPSCRHALAESTLSTRASSIPAYSSILSRQIGSAAADSAVKKRVEDVMPIATGHEKEELEAELEGRKLDDIDFPEGPFGTKEAPAVVKSYYDMRIVGCPGGEGEDEHDVVWFWLEKGKHFECPVCTQYFKLEVVGPGGPPDGHGDDHH; this is translated from the exons ATGTGGAGGAGAATCCTTTCATCGCATCTTAAATCCATCGCCGCCGTTGGATCCTGCGCGGCTCCTTCGTGCAGACACGCCTTGGCCGAGTCCACTCTCTCGACTCGTGCCTCCTCCATTCCCGCATATTCCTCGATTTTATCTCGTCAAATCGGTTCCGCTGCTG CGGATAGTGCTGTGAAGAAGCGTGTTGAAGATGTGATGCCTATTGCAACTGGGCACGAGAAAGAGGAACTAGAAGCCGAATTGGAG GGAAGGAAGCTGGACGATATAGACTTTCCCGAAGGGCCTTTTGGAACAAAG GAAGCTCCTGCTGTTGTCAAATCCTACTACGACATGAGAATAGTTGGTTGCCCTGGAGGTGAAGGAG AGGATGAGCATGATGTTGTCTGGTTCTGGCTGGAGAAAGGCAAGCATTTTGAATGCCCTGTGTGTACACAGTATTTTAAG CTTGAGGTGGTCGGCCCTGGAGGACCTCCTGACGGGCATGGCGATGATCATCACTGA
- the LOC104714352 gene encoding glycosyltransferase family protein 64 C3-like, which yields MGVKSVWVALYIWFLFVLVSVTDLVFCRTLSLDPDPCDSMNQREFEKLRSDQLTVLINGYSESRIPLLQTIVASYSAASIVSSILVLWGNPNTSDQVLNQLYHNMTQYSPGTASISLIQQSSSSLNARFLPRSSIDTRAVLICDDDVEVDRRSLEFAFSVWKSNPDRLVGTFVRSHGFDLLGKEWIYTVYPDKYSILLTKFMLMKQDYLFEYSCRGGVEMEEMRMVVDQMRNCEDILMNFVAADRLRAGPIMVGAERVRDWGDARNEREEEEQVDEGVRDVGLSSRRVEHRKRRGNCIREFHRVMGKMPLMYSYGKVVNSVGEQGLCRKAGKLVFCDRD from the coding sequence ATGGGAGTGAAATCGGTGTGGGttgctttatatatatggttcctCTTCGTCCTAGTCTCTGTTACGGATCTCGTCTTTTGCCGTACGCTATCACTTGATCCAGATCCGTGTGACTCAATGAATCAGAGAGAATTTGAGAAACTCAGATCGGATCAGCTAACCGTTCTAATCAACGGCTACTCTGAATCTCGGATTCCTCTTCTGCAAACCATCGTGGCCTCGTATTCAGCAGCCTCAATCGTATCATCCATCTTAGTCCTATGGGGTAACCCTAACACATCTGACCAGGTTCTTAACCAGTTATACCACAACATGACTCAGTATTCGCCTGGTACTGCTTCCATCTCTCTCATTCAGCAATCTTCGAGCAGCCTCAACGCTAGATTCCTCCCTCGTTCCTCTATAGACACTCGTGCTGTTCTAATATGTGATGATGACGTCGAGGTTGATCGGAGATCGCTGGAATTCGCGTTTTCTGTTTGGAAGTCTAATCCTGACCGTCTTGTTGGAACGTTTGTGAGGTCTCACGGTTTCGATTTGCTAGGGAAAGAGTGGATTTACACTGTTTATCCTGATAAGTACTCGATTTTGCTGACTAAGTTTATGTTGATGAAACAAGATTATCTCTTCGAGTATAGCTGCAGAGGAGGTGTGGAGATGGAGGAGATGAGGATGGTTGTGGACCAAATGCGTAACTGCGAGGATATACTAATGAATTTTGTTGCTGCGGATAGGTTAAGAGCAGGGCCGATCATGGTTGGAGCTGAGAGAGTTAGGGATTGGGGAGATGCGCGTAAtgaacgagaagaagaagaacaagtggATGAGGGAGTAAGAGATGTGGGATTGAGCAGTAGGAGAGTGGAACATAGGAAGAGAAGAGGCAATTGCATTAGGGAGTTTCATAGAGTTATGGGGAAGATGCCATTGATGTATAGTTATGGTAAGGTTGTGAACTCTGTTGGGGAACAAGGGCTGTGTCGTAAAGCAGGAAAGCTTGTGTTTTGTGACCGAGATTGA
- the LOC104714353 gene encoding uncharacterized protein LOC104714353 yields the protein MGKGWFMVDKARRCLRTLFFMVAMLVSLLVSSLPVLVAIGDVLVPTFLLSSFTCLTCYGFKEHLTRYAFKSSLTDIPLVSLVRSFFLICVYSLSDAPAVSHGPYLGTVSMCSVVSIILLSVKACVFTANSQLIAEASSSSPSRQQRLHLKKSWGMPVLFLSSLVFALGHMVVAYRTSCRARRKLLYHNRVDPESVLSCKSVLSGGYHKVPRSPIPLVGKASILEGRKLPSSTSHEEGELPVRLLADLESLFINVRGLTLHYKICTPGSPPPHSISSTLSLETNSMLNVPEEMAGRLKLDRSLLSMVTRNKLNHHHHHRSYSSLFNISSSLHDPLLDPPSSLLFKDIQEDGCREDDMNVSSFGATKQQNVDGSGQFGVVFVHGFGGGVFSWRHVMGSLSHQLGCVVTAFDRPGWGLTVRTHKKDLEAKEMPNPYTLENQVDMLLAFCKEMGFASVVLVGHDDGGLLALKAAQRLVESKDVSIKVKGVILLNVSLTREVVPAFARILLHTSLGKKHLVRPLLRTEIAQVVNRRAWYDPSKMTTDVLRLYKAPLHVEGWDEALHEIGRLSSEMVLPPHNALSLLKAVENLPVLVVAGAEDALVSLKSSQVMASKLVNSRLVAISGCGHLPHEECPKALLAAMSPFISRLVPSGVSD from the exons ATGGGGAAAGGTTGGTTTATGGTAGATAAAGCGAGAAGATGCTTAAGGACGCTCTTCTTCATGGTTGCCATGTTggtttctcttttggtttcgtCCTTGCCTGTGCTTGTAGCCATCGGCGACGTCTTGGTTCCCACCTTTTTGCTTTCGAGTTTCACCTGTTTGACTTGCTACGGCTTTAAGGAGCATCTTACTCGATACGCTTTCAAGAGCTCTTTGACTGATATCCCTCTCGTCTCCCTCGTCAGATCTTTCTTTCTCATAT GTGTTTACTCTCTCTCTGATGCTCCTGCGGTGTCGCACGGTCCTTACCTCGGAACTGTATCCATGTGTTCTGTTGTTTCAATTATCCTTCTTTCAGTTAAAGCTTGCGTTTTTACTGCTAATTCTCAACTTATTGCGGAAGCCTCGTCGTCATCTCCCTCAAGGCAACAACGACTCCATCTCAAAAAGTCTTGGGGGATGCctgttttgttcctttcttctcTGGTTTTTGCTCTTGGTCATATGGTTGTTGCTTACAGAACTAGTTGCAGAGCTAGGAGAAAACTCTTGTATCACAACAGAGTTGACCCTGAATCT GTTCTTTCATGCAAAAGTGTCTTATCTGGGGGTTACCATAAAGTCCCACGTTCTCCCATTCCTTTGGTAGGAAAGGCATCGATCTTGGAAGGACGAAAGTTGCCTTCTTCAACATCCCATGAGGAAGGAGAGCTCCCTGTCAGATTGCTTGCTGATCTTGAAAGCTTATTCATTAATGTCAGAGGGCTCACTCTGCATTACAAGATTTGCACACCTGGTTCTCCTCCTCCGCACTCCATCTCCTCAACTCTTTCTCTTGAAACCAATTCTATGCTTAATGTACCAGAGGAAATGGCGGGACGGTTGAAGCTTGACAGGAGTTTATTGAGCATGGTCACAAGAAACAAGCTcaatcatcaccaccaccatagGAGTTATAGCAGTCTGTTCAACATTTCCTCTTCTTTGCACGACCCTCTGTTAGatcctccttcttctcttctttttaaagATATTCAGGAAGATGGGTGTCGAGAGGATGACATGAATGTGTCCAGTTTTGGTGCCACGAAACAGCAAAATGTGGATGGAAGCGGTCAATTTGGTGTGGTGTTTGTCCATGGATTTGGCGGAGGAGTGTTTTCTTGGAGACATGTGATGGGTTCTCTCTCCCATCAGCTTGGATGTGTTGTCACTGCATTTGACAGGCCTGGATGGGGATTAACAGTCAGAACTCATAAAAAGGATTTGGAAGCTAAAGAGATGCCAAACCCTTACACTCTGGAAAATCAG GTAGATATGCTTCTTGCTTTTTGCAAGGAAATGGGATTTGCTTCTGTAGTCTTGGTTGGCCATGATGATGGAGGTTTGCTTGCTCTCAAGGCTGCACAGAGATTGGTAGAATCAAAAGATGTTTCCATCAAAGTTAAAGGAGTGATTTTGCTTAATGTAAGCTTGACGAGGGAAGTAGTTCCAGCTTTTGCAAGAATACTTTTGCATACATCACTTGGAAAGAAACACCTTGTTCGCCCGCTTTTACGCACTGAAATAGCTCAGGTGGTGAATCGTCGAGCTTGGTATGACCCATCCAAGATGACAACAGACGTCTTAAGGCTATACAAGGCTCCACTTCATGTGGAAGGTTGGGATGAGGCACTTCACGAGATAGGCAGACTCTCATCCGAGATGGTGCTTCCACCTCATAATGCATTGTCACTTCTCAAGGCAGTGGAAAATTTACCAGTATTAGTCGTTGCTGGAGCAGAAGATGCACTTGTTTCGCTTAAGTCCTCCCAAGTCATGGCTTCAAAACTCGTAAACTCC AGGCTAGTAGCAATCTCAGGATGCGGCCATCTACCACATGAGGAGTGTCCCAAGGCGCTTCTTGCAGCCATGTCCCCATTCATTAGTAGACTTGTACCTAGTGGAGTGAGTGACTGA
- the LOC104714358 gene encoding uncharacterized protein LOC104714358 produces the protein MAEWKKWASIISVVASSLFSFLIVFQIPLFRVACRNKRCETPLEVISSELIANELVPSYVVKTLLFPGAFAKSLLAAGSPNYHNLFSSYGFDHIYPSSSFSPDIRHLEVFAGSCLCLLGALLNLFKPTRISFLGTLLIFWGLVRDILLLDSAHDWITAQRNSVRVYPTLFLASLSAFLSMRSDLRKIIRCCRSMPSLSTKGD, from the exons ATGGCTGAATGGAAGAAATGGGCTTCGATAATCTCCGTTGTCGCGTCTTCTCTGTTCTCGTTCCTCATCGTCTTCCAGATTCCTCTTTTCAG AGTAGCGTGTAGGAACAAGAGGTGCGAAACACCATTAGAGGTTATATCCTCTGAGTTGATTGCAAATGAATTGGTTCCTTCATATGTTGTCAAGACCCTCCTTTTCCCTGGTGCCTTTGCCAAGTCTCTCCTTGCTGCTGGCTCCCCCAACTATCACAACTTGTTCTCCTCTTACGGTTTCGACCACATTTATCCATCTTCCTCCTTTTCACCTGACATTCGTCATCTCGAG GTCTTTGCTGGGAGTTGTTTATGTCTACTTGGTGCTTTACTGAACCTCTTCAAACCCACAAGGATTAGCTTCCTCGGAACGCTTTTGATATTCTGGGGTCTTGTCAGAGACATTCTTCTCTTGGACTCTGCTCATGATTGGATTACCGCACAGAGAAACTCTGTTCGTGTCTACCCGACGCTCTTTCTTGCATCCCTTTCTGCGTTTCTCTCCATGCGAAGCGACCTCAGGAAGATCATCAGATGTTGCAGATCTATGCCCTCCTTATCCACCAAAGGAGACTAG
- the LOC104714355 gene encoding uncharacterized protein LOC104714355 encodes MEELSQILKTNSTDDLSWFCSLAESELDLLISLKKLAIQRAKICGHQELADNFDLKLLRALGIVLMEYVRKRVRDDTSLAPSVVHQLSLLDNCNLLKTHVSDTIDIEEILTGICKINSKRKARKRRH; translated from the exons ATGGAGGAATTAAGCCAAATACTCAAGACAAATAGCACCGATGATCTCTCTTGGTTTTGCTCTCTCGCAGAATCTGAGCTG gaTTTGCTCATCAGCTTAAAGAAGCTAGCCATTCAACGCGCCAAAATATGTGGTCACCAAGAACTAGCTGACAATTTTGATCTTAAGCTGCTCCGAGCTCTAG GGATTGTGCTAATGGAGTATGTAAGAAAAAGGGTACGAGATGACACTTCTCTTGCCCCAAGTGTTGTTCATCAACTCAGTCTTTTGGATAACTGTAATCTGTTGAAAACGCATGTCAGTGATACTATAGACATTGAGGAGATTCTGACTGGAATCTGcaaaatcaattcaaaaagGAAAGCGCGGAAAAG GAGGCACTAG
- the LOC104714354 gene encoding pentatricopeptide repeat-containing protein At1g80270, mitochondrial yields MFALSKVLRRSQRLRLGACSSSAVYSKDILQSGGGGERTFFTLQPSSIVVSCNREAALPRFDEISSFTQRALSSSAGTKSDQEEEYDDDLEDGFSELGSPISGQNTSSDDDDEVAPEGKLSADEDDSEEEELELDLTETEDSKKTVEYKPSELFKTIVSAPGLSIGSALDKWVEAGNDITRVEVAKAMLQLRKRRMFGRALQMSEWLEANKKIEMNERDYASRLDLTVKIRGLENGEAYLHKIPKSFQGEVIYRTLLANTVAACNVKKSELVFNKMKDLGFPLSSFTCDQMLLLYKRVDRKKIADVLLLMEKENVKPSLLTYKILIDVKGATNDISGMEQILETMKDEGVEMDFHTQAIIARHYSGAGLKDKAEKVLKEMEGESLEANRRAFKDLLSIYATLRREDEVERIWKICESKPRFEESLAAINAFGKLNKVKEAEAIFEKIVKMDRRASSNTYSVLLRVYVDHKMLSEGKDLVKRMAESGCRIEATTWDALIKLYVEAGEVEKADSLLIKASKQSHTKLMMNSFMYIMDEYSKRGDVHNTEKIFQRMREAGYTSRLRQFQALMQAYIKAKAPAYGMRDRMKADNIFPNKSMAAQLAQGDPFKKTAISDILD; encoded by the exons atGTTCGCTCTTTCCAAGGTTTTGCGGAG AAGTCAGAGACTCCGTTTGGgagcttgttcttcttctgctgTGTATTCTAAAGATATACTCCaatccggaggaggaggagaaaggaCCTTCTTCACTCTTCAACCCTCTTCTATTGTTGTTTCTTGTAACCGTGAAGCAGCTCTGCCACGATTTGACGAGATCTCCTCTTTCACTCAACGTGCTCTTTCCTCCAGTGCTGGCACTAAAAGTGATCAAGAAGAGGAGTATGACGACGACCTCGAAGACGGTTTCTCTGAACTCGGAAGTCCTATATCAGGCCAAAATACAAGtagcgatgatgatgatgaggtggCCCCTGAGGGAAAGCTCTCCGCTGATGAAGAtgacagtgaagaagaagaacttgaacTTGACCTCACTGAAACTGAGGATAGTAAAAAGACTGTAGAATATAAACCATCTGAGCTTTTTAAGACCATTGTCTCCGCACCAGGTCTCTCTATTGGTAGTGCACTTGACAAATGGGTTGAAGCTGGTAATGATATCACCCGTGTTGAGGTTGCTAAGGCTATGCTTCAGCTCCGCAAACGTCGCATGTTTGGTAGAGCTTTacag ATGTCAGAGTGGTTGGAAGCaaataagaaaattgaaatgaaCGAGAGAGATTATGCTTCTCGGTTAGATCTCACAGTTAAGATCCGTGGCTTAGAAAACGGAGAAGCTTACTTGCACAAGATCCCTAAATCTTTCCAAGGGGAAGTGATTTACCGTACCCTATTGGCCAATACTGTGGCTGCTTGCAACGTGAAGAAATCTGAACTTGTCTTCAACAAAATGAAGGACTTGGGTTTCCCTCTCTCTTCATTTACTTGTGATCAGATGCTTCTCCTCTACAAGAGGGTCGACAGGAAGAAAATTGCTGATGTTCTATTGCTCATGGAGAAAGAAAACGTCAAGCCCAGTCTTCTCACATACAAAATCCTCATTGACGTCAAAGGTGCAACAAATGACATTAGTGGGATGGAGCAAATCCTGGAGACAATGAAAGATGAAGGTGTTGAAATGGACTTCCATACACAAGCTATCATTGCTAGACACTATTCCGGAGCTGGTCTTAAAGACAAAGCCGAGAAAGTCTTGAAAGAGATGGAAGGTGAAAGCTTAGAGGCAAATCGTCGTGCATTCAAAGATTTGCTCTCCATTTATGCCACTCTTAGGAGAGAAGATGAAGTGGAGAGGATTTGGAAGATCTGTGAATCAAAGCCCCGGTTTGAGGAATCCCTTGCTGCAATCAACGCTTTTGGAAAGctcaataaagtaaaagaagcaGAGGCCATTTTTGAGAAGATTGTGAAGATGGACAGGAGAGCTTCTTCTAATACTTACTCCGTTCTCTTGAGGGTTTACGTAGATCACAAGATGCTCTCAGAGGGTAAGGATCTGGTGAAACGAATGGCTGAGAGCGGTTGCAGGATTGAGGCAACGACATGGGATGCACTCATCAAGCTCTATGTGGAAGCTGGGGAAGTTGAAAAGGCTGATTCTTTGCTGATCAAGGCATCGAAACAGAGCCATACAAAACTGATGATGAACTCCTTCATGTATATCATGGACGAGTACTCGAAACGAGGAGATGTTCATAACACAGAGAAGATATTCCAAAGAATGAGGGAAGCTGGGTATACATCTCGGCTTAGGCAGTTCCAAGCCCTCATGCAGGCTTACATAAAAGCCAAAGCCCCTGCATATGGAATGCGAGATAGAATGAAGGCGGATAATATCTTTCCAAACAAATCCATGGCAGCACAGTTGGCTCAAGGTGATCCATTTAAGAAGACAGCTATCTCTGATATTCTGGATTGA
- the LOC104714360 gene encoding probable DNA replication complex GINS protein PSF1 isoform X1: MYGRKGYQLLKDFASGEKGQLKPFNSKLFDETIEECDQNHHLLQSLIRKMQQEDLDVPNNRNADHYGALIHHLSLMRNKRCLMAYVCNCRYNRAEIVRDLAWRVGLELLDLPSEIQEKLTSLEKEYFKNHSVALKSYMGKVGIELNVDMVPPKDPYIKVRILDDIDEGIVLSDKTTNFARHSMHFLKRTDAEPYIARGQMEELTD, translated from the exons ATGTACGGGAGAAAAGGGTATCAACTGTTGAAAGATTTTGCCTCCGGAGAAAAAGGCCAGCTCAAACCTTTTAAC AGCAAGCTTTTTGACGAGACTATTGAAGAATGTGACCAGAATCACCATCTTCTCCAGTCCTTGATTAG GAAAATGCAGCAAGAAGATTTGGATGTTCCGAACAATAGAAACGCTGACCACTATGGAGCTCTTATTCATCACCTTTCCTTGATGCGGAACAAGCGCTGCCTCATGGCTTACGT cTGCAATTGTAGGTACAACCGAGCTGAAATAGTGCGTGATTTGGCATGGAGAGTAGGCCTTGAACTTCTCGACCTTCCCTCTGAAATCCAAGAGAAGCTCACTTCATTGGAGAAGGAGTACTTTAAGAACCATTCCGTTGCTCTGAAATCATACATGGGAAAAGTAGGAATCGAGTTGAATGTC GATATGGTGCCTCCAAAAGATCCTTACATTAAGGTCAGGATTCTGGATGATATTGATGAGGGAATCGTGCTGAGtgacaaaacaacaaattttgcCCGTCATTCTATGCATTTCCTCAAACGAACTGATGCTGAACCGTACATTGCTCGG GGCCAAATGGAGGAGCTGacagattga
- the LOC104715996 gene encoding uncharacterized protein LOC104715996 gives MSLTSVNMSEDVWLTCLTHALSTETEEIMGLLLGDIEYSKNGSATALIWGASPQSRSDRQKDRVETNPEQLAAASAQADRMTISTGRTTRVIGWYHSHPHITVLPSHVDVRTQAMYQLLDSGFIGLIFSCFSEDANKVGRIQVIAFQSSDGKPNATPKSMSLVLANKDSVIDLESSLSSSDSIFPRSSSGRGDIPEQDTSDTATTSGSKAGGRVSDFGAFFVNNGXRLALIGSGDENWELILFCGSLSPWIICFAAILLVFWNLVSPESCDVSSLLELNSPLASFKDLQRVLYEEERAAYHQSVQQSIRDGRVHPLAFIHNTSTYQASMCKLIEYCLSPAISALQGRLRENKIRLAMLMEEAEVLEAQKLKGAETSGGPSHNLAHGSGSRSRRGS, from the exons ATGTCTCTGACAAGCGTAAATATGTCGGAGGATGTCTGGTTGACTTGCCTCACTCACGCATTATCCACCGAGACCGAAGAAATCATGGGTCTCCTTCTCGGCGACATCGAG TACTCCAAAAACGGAAGTGCCACAGCTCTGATCTGGGGAGCATCTCCTCAGTCACGGTCTGATCGGCAGAAAGATCGAGTCGAAACCAATCCTGAACAGTTGGCTGCTGCTTCAGCTCAGGCTGAT AGAATGACCATATCAACAGGCAGAACTACTCGTGTGATTGGATGGTACCACTCCCATCCTCATATTACCGTCCTTCCTTCCCATGTcg ATGTTCGGACACAAGCTATGTATCAGCTTTTAGATTCTGGGTTTATTGGCCTCATATTTTCCTGTTTTAGTGAAGATGCTAACAAG GTTGGTAGAATTCAAGTTATCGCTTTCCAATCCTCTGATGGAAAGCCTAATGCTACTCCTAAATCAATGAGCCTGGTTCTTGCTAATAAAGATTCTGTCATCGATTTAGAATCTTCATTAAGTTCATCAGACTCTATATTTCCGAGATCCTCTTCTGGTCGGGGAGATATTCCTGAGCAAGACACAAGTGATACTGCTACAACTTCCGGATCCAAG GCTGGAGGAAGAGTTTCAGATTTTGGGGCTTTCTTTGTTAACAATGGTGNGCGGCTAGCCCTAATCGGATCGGGAGACGAGAATTGGGAATTAATACTGTTTTGCGGCTCTCTCTCCCCTTGGAT TATTTGCTTTGCTGCTATTCTGCTTGTGTTTTGGAATCTAGTTTCTCCTGAA TCTTGTGATGTTTCATCGCTTCTTGAACTCAATTCACCTCTAGCTTCTTTTAAGGATCTGCAAAGAGTACTCTACGAGGAGGAACGAGCTGCATACCACCAATCCGTGCAGCAAAGCATAAG AGACGGGAGAGTTCATCCTCTTGCTTTCATCCACAACACATCGACATATCAGGCTTCCATGTGCAAGCTGATCGAATACTG TTTGAGTCCCGCCATCAGTGCACTTCAAGGTAGGCTGAGGGAGAACAAGATCCGG TTAGCAATGCTGATGGAGGAAGCTGAGGTTCTGGAAGCACAGAAACTAAAAGGAGCAGAGACAAGCGGGGGACCATCTCATAATCTGGCTCATGGTTCTGGCAGCCGAAGCAGAAGAGGATCGTAG